One window of the Anomalospiza imberbis isolate Cuckoo-Finch-1a 21T00152 chromosome 24, ASM3175350v1, whole genome shotgun sequence genome contains the following:
- the TECTA gene encoding alpha-tectorin isoform X2 produces the protein MNKRSFLGAWVALLVITAQQRAHTMASLYPYWQNDTKTPKVDDGSSPEIKISVPFIFFGAPYRSIYVNNNGVISFNALVSQFTPEAFPLTDGRAFVAPFWADVHNGIRGEIYYRESTEPELLRRASRDIRRHFRDMASFSALWVFIVTWEEVTFYGGSSTTPVNTFQAVLITDGVSSFALFNYHEISWTTGTASGGDPLTGLGGVMAQAGFNGGNLTNFFSIPGSRSPDIVNIEETTNVNVPGRWAFKIDGREIDPANGCSLRGQFLRQGEIFWDNANCTTKCRCLDFNNEILCQDMACGPFEACETKNKFFQCVPVESSTCVVFGDPHYHTFDGFLFHFQGSCSYLLARQCWPGSQLPYFNVEAKNENRGGSSVSWLRDIYVEVYSHKIVLPKGGFGKAKVDDLVVSLPISLELGAIKVYQSGLSTALETDFGLLVTYDGQHYASVSVPGSYINATCGLCGNYNKDPEDDVLRSDGRVATSVPDLGESWQVPHPERRCSTGCLENCSLCDPATEALYFTPEYCGFINKSGGPLWECGSVVDPTAFIHSCVYDLCSAKDNGTGLCQAIQAYATVCQALGISVGEWRSQTGCAAAVQCPELSQYSVCASSCPATCSDLTAPLACASPCTESCECPEGHVLSADRCVPVQGCGCDVNGRYYTIGESFWASPDCTVQCHCEAGGEARCFNTTCPEGEICTIENGYRGCYPKRETVCLVGQDQVLQTFDGITFPYPLEQSYTLLKTCPERPDFIEVDINQKKVGSAPNGPRVMRVQAAGQEVKIGGTRLSDIKVNGYDVELPYFHPSGRLEIYRTGNSTEMESEGLLAISYYDSGLLEIRLSTSYFNCTGGLCGLFNDNATDEFCLPKGKFTDNLELFLESWTTFDEICNGECGDLLMACNNDSELLKSYRSRSSCGIINDPTNSSFLECHSVVNVSAYYRTCLFRLCQSGGNVSELCDSVARYASACKNADVDIGQWRSHSFCPLSCPENSHFEECMSCVETCESLASGPVCRDTCSEGCQCDEGFALRGTRCIPRRECGCNFEGRQLATNQTFWMDISCHFLCYCNGSDNSVYCENVSCKDDEYCLEENGLYYCHTRTDASCIISGYGHYLTFDGYSFDFQSSCELVLCTTISRPRVERSDTFPAFTVTAKNEDRDTSLALWVKQVEVEVFNYKIVIHRAYKYTVLINDERLYLPLKLGQGKVNIFAFGFHIVVETDFGLKVVYDWKTFLSVTIPRGFQNLTYGLCGRYNGNPEDDLVAAGGTPATSISDFVQSWAKRDAFCRVGCGDRCPACGKVEGFWKPQQLCSLIPSQSGVFAKCHSKISPGFFYKNCLFDTCVDGGAMQTACSWLQNYASTCQTQGIAITGWRNFTSCSVSCPPNSHYESCVSLCQPRCAAIRLKSDCSHYCVEGCQCDPGYVLNGKSCILPHNCGCYSDGKYYEPKQLFWSGDCTRRCRCFRRNLIQCDPRHCKSDEECALRNGVRGCFSTRSSFCLAAGGGVFRTFDGAFLRFPANCAFVLSTICQKLPDFSFQLIINFDKWSSPNLTIISPVYFYINEEQILISDRNTVKVNGSLVSIPFVTGLSTKIFSQEGFLVIDSSPDIQIRYNGFNVIKITIGERLQNKVCGLCGNFNGDRTDDYATLRGKPAVSSVVLAQSWKTNGMQKSCNELQYSQYAASCDNVQIQELQSDSYCLKLTDMKGFFQPCYGLLDPLPFYESCFLDGCYNHKKVQLCGSLAAYGEACRTFGILGTEWIEKENCSGVVEDPCVGADCPNRTCELDNGGELCGCIEPPPYGNSESSAPGCGPPTTSLMRR, from the exons GTCAACAACAACGGCGTGATCTCCTTCAACGCCCTGGTCAGCCAGTTCACGCCCGAGGCCTTCCCGCTGACTGACGGCCGCGCCTTCGTGGCGCCCTTCTGGGCCGACGTGCACAACGGCATCCGCGGGGAGATCTACTACCGGGAGAGCAcggagccagagctgctccgCAGGGCCTCCAGGGACATCCGCAGGCACTTCAGGGACATGGCCTCCTTCTCTGCCCTCTGGGTCTTCATCGTCACCTGGGAGGAGGTGACGTTCTACGGGGGAAGCAGCACGACGCCC GTGAACACGTTCCAGGCTGTCCTGATCACAGACGGGGTGTCATCCTTTGCCTTGTTTAACTACCACGAAATCAGCTGGACCACGGGCACAGCCAGCGGAGGGGACCCCCTCACTGGGCTCGGCGGGGTGATGGCTCAG GCTGGCTTCAATGGTGGAAATCTCACCAACTTTTTCAGCATCCCAGGCTCCAGAAGCCCAGACATTGTCAATATTGAGGAAACAACCAACGTAAATGTCCCTGGGCGCTGGGCTTTCAAAATAGATGGCAGAGAAATAGACCCGGCCAACGGCTGCAGCCTGAGAG GACAGTTTCTCCGTCAAGGGGAGATCTTTTGGGACAACGCCAACTGCACCACCAAGTGCCGCTGCCTGGACTTCAACAATGAGATCCTCTGCCAGGACATGGCTTGTGGCCCCTTCGAGGCGTGTGAGACGAAGAACAAATTCTTCCAGTGCGTGCCGGTGGAGAGCAGCACCTGCGTGGTGTTCGGAGATCCACATTACCACACCTTCGACGGCTTCCTCTTTCACTTCCAGGGTTCCTGCTCCTACCTCCTCgccaggcagtgctggccaGGCTCCCAGCTGCCCTACTTCAACGTGGAGGCCAAGAATGAGAACCGAGGCGGCTCCTCCGTCTCCTGGCTGAGGGATATTTATGTGGAGGTCTACTCACACAAGATTGTTCTCCCCAAGGGCGGCTTTGGGAAGGCAAAG GTGGATGACCTggtggtgtccctgcccatctcCTTGGAACTGGGTGCAATCAAGGTCTACCAAAGCGGGCTGTCCACTGCCCTGGAGACTGACTTTGGCCTGCTGGTGACCTACGACGGACAGCACTATGCCTCCGTGTCCGTGCCGGGCTCGTACATCAACGCCACGTGCGGGCTGTGTGGCAATTACAACAAAGACCCCGAGGATGACGTCCTGCGCTCGGACGGGAGGGTGGCCACATCCGTGCCGGACCTGGGCGAGAGCTGGCAGGTGCCACATCCCGAGCGCAGGTGCTCCACGGGCTGCCTGGAGAACTGCAGCCTCTGCGACCCTGCCACCGAGGCTCTGTATTTCACTCCCGAGTACTGCGGCTTCATCAACAAGAGCGGGGGGCCCCTCTGGGAGTGTGGCTCTGTCGTGGATCCCACTGCCTTCATCCACAGCTGTGTCTACGACCTCTGCAGCGCCAAGGACAATGGcactgggctgtgccaggccatcCAGGCATATGCCACCGTGTGCCAGGCCCTGGGCATCTCGGTGGGAGAGTGGAGGAGCCAGACGGGATGCG CGGCGGCCGTGCAGTGCCCGGAGCTCAGCCAGTACTCGGtgtgtgccagcagctgccctgccaCCTGCTCAGACCTCACGGCCCCGCTGGCCTGCGCCTCCCCCtgcaccgagagctgcgagtGCCCCGAGGGCCACGTCCTCAGCGCCGACCGCTGCGTCCCCGTGCAGGGCTGCGGCTGTGACGTGAACGGCCGCTACTACACCATCGGGGAGTCCTTCTGGGCGTCACCAGACTGCACTGTGCAGTGCCACTGCGAGGCTGGTGGGGAGGCCAGGTGCTTCAACACCACCTGCCCCGAGGGAGAGATCTGCACCATCGAGAACGGCTACCGGGGGTGCTACCCAAAGCGGGAGACCGTGTGTTTGGTGGGGCAGGACCAGGTGCTGCAGACCTTTGATGGCATCACCTTCCCCTACCCGCTGGAACAGTCCTACACGCTGCTCAAGACCTGCCCAGAGAGGCCAGACTTCATTGAGGTGGACATCAACCAGAAGAAGGTCGGCTCCGCTCCCAATGGGCCGCGCGTCATGCGAGTCCAGGCGGCCGGCCAAGAGGTGAAGATTGGAGGCACCAGGCTGTCAGACATTAAG GTGAATGGTTATGACGTGGAGCTGCCTTATTTCCACCCCTCTGGGCGCCTGGAAATCTACCGGACTGGCAACAGCACCGAGATGGAGTCCGAGGGGCTCCTGGCCATCAGCTACTACGACTCTGGCCTCCTGGAGATCCGCCTCTCCACCTCCTACTTCAACTGCACCGGGGGCCTCTGCGGCCTCTTCAATGACAACGCCACCGACGAGTTCTGCCTGCCCAAGGGCAAGTTCACGGACAACCTGGAGCTCTTCCTGGAGAGCTGGACCACCTTCGACGAGATCTGCAACGGCGAGTGCGGGGACCTGCTCATGGCTTGCAACAACGACTCGGAGCTGCTCAAGTCCTACAGGAGCCGCTCCAGCTGCGGCATCATCAACGACCCCACCAACAGCTCCTTCCTGGAGTGTCACAGCGTGGTCAATGTCTCAGCCTACTACAGGACGTGCCTCTTCCGCCTGTGCCAGAGCGGGGGCAACGTGTCGGAGCTCTGTGACTCGGTGGCACGCTACGCCAGCGCCTGCAAGAACGCCGACGTGGACATTGGCCAGTGGAGGAGCCACAGCTTCTGCC CTCTCTCCTGCCCGGAGAACAGCCACTTTGAGGAGTGCATGAGCTGCGTGGAGACCTGCGAGAGCCTGGCCTCGGGCCccgtgtgcagggacacctgctcGGAGGGCTGCCAGTGCGACGAGGGCTTCGCCCTGCGCGGCACCCGCTGCATCCCCCGCCGCGAGTGCGGCTGCAACTTCGAGGGCCGGCAGCTGGCCACCAACCAGACCTTCTGGATGGACATCTCCTGCCACTTCCTGTGCTACTGCAACGGCTCGGACAACAGCGTGTACTGCGAGAATGTGTCCTGCAAGGACGACGAGTATTGCCTGGAGGAGAACGGCCTCTACTACTGCCACACCCGCACCGATGCCTCCTGCATCATCTCAGGCTATGGGCACTACCTGACTTTTGATGGCTACTCCTTCGacttccagagcagctgtgagctGGTGCTGTGCACCACCATCTCCCGGCCCAGGGTGGAGCGCTCGGACACGTTCCCGGCGTTCACTGTCACGGCCAAGAACGAGGATCGGGACACCTCTCTGGCCCTGTGGGTGAAGCAGGTGGAAGTGGAGGTCTTTAATTACAAGATTGTCATCCACCGTGCCTACAAATACACTGTGCTG ATCAACGACGAGCGTCTCTACCTGCCCCTGAAGCTGGGCCAGGGCAAAGTGAACATCTTCGCCTTCGGTTTCCACATCGTGGTGGAGACAGACTTCGGGCTGAAGGTGGTGTACGACTGGAAGACCTTCCTGTCTGTCACCATCCCACGGGGCTTCCAGAACCTCACCTACGGCCTCTGCGGCCGCTACAACGGCAACCCCGAGGACGACCTGGTGGCCGCAGGGGGCACACCGGCCACCAGCATCAGTGACTTTGTGCAGAGCTGGGCCAAGCGGGACGCGTTCTGCCGCGTGGGCTGCGGCGACCGCTGCCCGGCCTGCGGCAAGGTGGAAGGATTCTGGaagccccagcagctctgcagcctcatCCCCAGCCAAAGTGGTGTCTTTGCCAAGTGCCACAGCAAGATCAGTCCCGGTTTCTTCTACAAGAACTGCCTCTTTGACACCTGTGTGGATGGGGGGGCCATGCAGACAGCCTGCAGCTGGCTGCAGAACTATGCCAGCACGTGCCAGACTCAGGGCATTGCCATCACTGGCTGGAGGAACTTCACCTCGTGCT CTGTCAGCTGTCCCCCCAACAGTCACTACGAGAGCTgcgtgtccctgtgccagccccgaTGTGCTGCCATCCGGCTGAAGAGCGACTGCAGCCACTACTGCGTGGAGGGCTGCCAGTGTGACCCTGGCTATGTCCTCAATGGCAAGAGCTGCATCCTGCCCCACAACTGTGGCTGCTACTCTGACGGCAAATACTACGAG CCCAAGCAGCTCTTCTGGAGTGGGGACTGCACCCGACGGTGCCGCTGCTTCCGGCGCAACCTGATCCAGTGCGACCCCCGGCACTGCAAGTCGGACGAGGAGTGCGCGCTGCGCAACGGCGTCCGCGGCTGCTTCAGCACCCGCAGCTCCTTCTGCCTGGCGGCCGGCGGTGGCGTCTTCCGCACCTTCGACGGCGCCTTCCTCCGCTTCCCCGCCAACTGCGCCTTCGTCCTCTCCACCATCTGCCAGAAGCTTCCTGACTTCTCCTTCCAGCTCATCATCAACTTCGACAAGTGGTCCTCACCCAACCTCACTATCATCTCCCCCGTGTACTTCTACATCAATGAGGAGCAGATCCTCATCAGTGACAGGAACACTGTCAAG GTGAACGGAAGCCTCGTGAGCATCCCCTTCGTCACAGGGCTGTCCACCAAGATCTTCAGCCAGGAGGGCTTTCTGGTCATTGACTCCAGCCCTGACATCCAGATCCGCTACAACGGCTTCAATGTCATCAAAATCACCATCGGGGAGCGGCTGCAGAACAAGGTGTGTGGCCTCTGCGGCAACTTCAACGGCGACCGCACCGACGACTATGCCACGCTGCGGGGCAAGCCGGCCGTCAGCAGTGTGgtgctggcacagagctggaaaaccaACGGCATGCAGAAGAG CTGCAACGAGCTGCAGTACTCGCAATACGCCGCCTCCTGCGACAACGTCCAgatccaggagctgcagagtgACAGCTACTGCCTGAAGCTGACTGACATGAAAGGCTTCTTCCAGCCCTGCTACGGCCTCCTGGACCCGCTGCCTTTTTACGAGTCCTGCTTTTTGGATGGCTGCTACAACCACAAGAAGGTCCAGCTGTGCGGCTCGCTGGCTGCCTACGGAGAGGCCTGCAGGACCTTCGGCATCCTGGGCACCGAGTGGATCGAGAAGGAGAATTGCT CAGGAGTGGTGGAAGATCCCTGCGTGGGCGCCGACTGCCCCAACCGCACCTGCGAGCTGGACAACGGCGGGGAGCTGTGCGGCTGCATCGAGCCCCCGCCCTATGGGAACAGTGAgtcctctgctcctggctgtggg CCACCCACGACATCATTGATGCGGAGGTGA